A portion of the Maylandia zebra isolate NMK-2024a linkage group LG9, Mzebra_GT3a, whole genome shotgun sequence genome contains these proteins:
- the chodl gene encoding chondrolectin — protein MTCSRIVIINRLMLGVVVAMGMVQVEAARVVSGQTVCVGGAERPCYKMAYFHDVSSRVAFSEARQACEMDRGALLSIESSTEQRDIEHLLQELRSGAVDRAGGGGGIADGDFWIGLTRVEGVDQTQSELSNALTSCPQLYQWTDGSVASFRNWYFDEPSCGGEACVVMYHQPTAPSGLGGAYLYQWNDDRCNMKHNFICKYNPESHLVNDTPGGQDTAVTAGGGVATQPANNEDVPPQVTMAGASGMLLLYVVIPTIPLLLLILVASATCCFQMLSRSDSRTKTPGDQSNLWISGSPKADSMEV, from the exons atgaCCTGCTCAAGGATCGTGATAATTAACCGACTGATGCTCGGGGTCGTTGTGGCGATGGGGATGGTCCAGGTGGAGGCAGCACGGGTGGTGAGCG GTCAGACAGTGTGTGTGGGCGGGGCCGAGCGTCCCTGCTATAAGATGGCGTACTTCCATGACGTGTCGAGCCGCGTCGCCTTCAGCGAGGCGCGTCAGGCCTGCGAGATGGACAGAGGAGCGCTTCTCAGCATCGAGAGCTCGACGGAACAGCGAGACATCGAGCACCTGCTGCAG gaGCTGCGTTCAGGTGCGGTGGACAGGGCAGGAGGGGGCGGGGGCATAGCTGACGGGGACTTCTGGATCGGCCTGACTCGGGTGGAGGGAGTGGATCAGACTCAGTCGGAGCTCAGCAATGCCTTAACTTCCTGTCCGCAGCTCTACCAGTGGACCGACGGCAGCGTGGCCTCCTTCAG GAACTGGTACTTCGATGAACCATCCTGTGGAGGTGAGGCCTGCGTTGTCATGTACCATCAGCCAACTGCGCCTTCTGGTCTGGGCGGGGCTTATCTCTACCAATGGAACGACGACCGGTGCAACATGAAACACAACTTCATCTGCAAATACAACCCAG AGAGCCATCTGGTGAATGACACACCTGGTGGGCAGGATACAG CAGTGACTGCAGGTGGAGGCGTGGCCACACAGCCTGCAAACAACGAAGACGTTCCACCTCAGGTCACCATGGCCGGAGCTTCAG GTATGCTGCTGCTGTACGTCGTCATCCCCACCATCCCCCTGCTGCTGCTCATCCTGGTGGCTTCTGCcacctgctgttttcagatGCTCAGCAGAAG TGATTCCCGAACCAAGACACCTGGCGACCAATCAAATCTGTGGATTTCCGGGTCACCCAAAGCTGACAGCATGGAGGTCTGA